A single genomic interval of Methylobacterium bullatum harbors:
- the pstC gene encoding Phosphate transport system permease protein PstC, giving the protein MAALTEQISLARTGSPARKKPGGLGDQLFRAASYASALLVLLFLAGILASIAYGGWPAFREFGFGFVTSSAWNIGQEQYGALVAIVGTLVSALLALVIGVPISIGIAVYLTQLCPGWARKPVSMTIELLASVPSIIYGMWGLFIFAPLFAHYVQMPVSSLVEGLPIVGTLFYARVPSGVGILTAGIILAIMIVPFVASITRDMLDQIPTVLRESAYGIGCTTWEVVRHVLVPQASVSIIGAVMLGLGRALGETMAVTFVIGNANRLSGSIFDPGSTIASRIANEFNEADGLQLNSLMALGCILFVITFVVLIVARLLVRRVKVA; this is encoded by the coding sequence ATGGCCGCCTTGACTGAACAGATTTCGCTGGCCCGCACGGGCTCCCCCGCTCGCAAGAAGCCGGGCGGCCTCGGCGACCAGCTCTTCCGCGCCGCCTCCTACGCGTCGGCGCTGCTGGTCCTCCTCTTCCTCGCGGGCATCCTCGCCTCGATCGCCTATGGCGGCTGGCCGGCCTTCAGGGAGTTCGGCTTCGGCTTCGTCACCTCCAGTGCCTGGAACATCGGCCAGGAGCAGTACGGCGCCCTCGTGGCCATCGTCGGCACCCTGGTCTCGGCCCTTCTCGCCCTCGTCATCGGCGTGCCGATCTCCATCGGCATCGCCGTCTACCTGACCCAGCTCTGCCCCGGCTGGGCGAGGAAGCCCGTCTCGATGACGATCGAGCTTCTCGCCTCGGTGCCGAGCATCATCTACGGCATGTGGGGCCTGTTCATCTTCGCCCCGCTCTTCGCCCATTACGTGCAGATGCCGGTGTCGAGCCTCGTCGAGGGCCTGCCCATCGTCGGCACGCTGTTCTACGCGCGGGTTCCCTCCGGCGTCGGCATCCTCACGGCGGGCATCATCCTCGCCATCATGATCGTGCCTTTCGTCGCCTCGATCACCCGCGACATGCTCGACCAGATCCCCACCGTGCTGCGCGAGAGCGCCTACGGCATCGGCTGCACCACCTGGGAGGTGGTCCGCCACGTCCTGGTGCCGCAGGCCTCGGTGTCGATCATCGGCGCAGTGATGCTCGGCCTCGGTCGCGCGCTCGGCGAGACCATGGCGGTGACCTTCGTCATCGGCAACGCCAACCGCCTGTCCGGCTCGATCTTCGATCCCGGCTCCACCATCGCTTCGCGCATCGCCAACGAGTTCAACGAGGCCGACGGCCTACAGCTCAACTCGCTGATGGCGCTCGGCTGCATCCTCTTCGTCATCACCTTCGTCGTCCTGATCGTCGCACGCCTGCTCGTCCGGCGCGTGAAGGTCGCCTGA
- the phoB gene encoding Phosphate regulon transcriptional regulatory protein PhoB produces the protein MSTRILIVEDEEALTLLLRYNLEAEGFVVDTAARGDEADLRLQEQVPDLVLLDWMMPGLSGIELCRRIRARRETERLPVIMLTARGEEGDRIRGLGTGADDYIVKPFSVPELLARVRALLRRAKPSHVADLLIAGNIELDRVSHRIRRQGREIHLGPTEFKLLEFLMQSPGRVFSREQLLDGVWGHDVYIDERTVDVHVGRLRKAINRPRQSDPIRTVRGSGYSFDEMFSTDE, from the coding sequence ATGAGTACGCGCATCCTGATCGTCGAGGACGAGGAGGCCCTGACCCTTCTCCTCCGCTACAACCTCGAAGCGGAGGGCTTCGTCGTCGATACCGCCGCGCGCGGCGACGAGGCCGATCTGCGCCTTCAAGAGCAGGTTCCCGACCTCGTCCTCCTCGACTGGATGATGCCCGGTCTCTCCGGCATCGAGCTGTGCCGCCGCATCCGCGCCCGGCGCGAGACCGAGCGGCTGCCGGTCATCATGCTGACGGCGCGCGGCGAGGAGGGCGACCGCATCCGCGGCCTCGGCACCGGCGCCGACGATTACATCGTCAAGCCGTTCTCGGTGCCGGAACTGCTCGCCCGGGTCCGCGCGCTCCTGCGCCGGGCCAAGCCCAGCCACGTGGCGGACCTGCTCATCGCCGGCAATATCGAGCTCGACCGGGTCAGCCACCGCATCCGCCGCCAGGGCCGCGAGATCCATCTCGGCCCCACCGAGTTCAAGCTCCTCGAATTCCTGATGCAGAGCCCCGGCCGGGTATTCTCGCGGGAGCAGCTCCTCGACGGGGTCTGGGGCCACGACGTCTATATCGACGAGCGCACGGTGGACGTCCATGTGGGCCGCCTGCGCAAGGCCATCAACCGCCCGCGCCAGAGCGACCCGATCCGCACCGTACGCGGCTCCGGCTATTCCTTCGACGAGATGTTCTCCACCGACGAGTGA
- the pstS gene encoding Phosphate-binding protein PstS, whose protein sequence is MKPFHFALAIGLATAQFGAVAQAADITGAGATFPFPVYSKWAEAYRKETGTGLNYQSIGSGGGIKQIQAKTVDFGATDAPLKGPALEKDGLVQFPTVMGGVVTVVNIAGVEPGKLKLTGELIADIYANKITKWSDAKIAAVNQGLKLPDAPITPVYRSDASGTTSIFTTYLSAVSESWKKEFGAATTVSWPAGQGGKGNEGVTATVKQVPNSIGYVESAYAKQNKLSYSLIQNKAGKFPAPDDKAFQAAAASADWKAAPGFGISLVNQAGDDAWPITAATFILVYKDPADPAKSADVLKFFDWAYKNGDKLATDLDYVPLPDNVVSLVHTEWKEIKGKDGKPVF, encoded by the coding sequence GTGAAACCCTTCCATTTCGCCCTCGCCATCGGGCTCGCCACCGCGCAGTTCGGCGCCGTCGCCCAGGCCGCCGACATCACCGGTGCCGGTGCGACCTTCCCCTTCCCGGTCTATTCGAAATGGGCCGAAGCCTACCGCAAGGAGACCGGCACGGGCCTCAACTACCAGTCCATCGGCTCGGGCGGCGGCATCAAGCAGATCCAGGCCAAGACCGTCGATTTCGGCGCCACCGACGCGCCGCTCAAGGGCCCGGCCCTGGAGAAGGACGGCCTCGTCCAGTTCCCCACCGTCATGGGCGGCGTCGTCACCGTGGTGAACATCGCCGGTGTCGAGCCGGGCAAGCTCAAGCTCACCGGTGAGCTCATCGCCGACATCTACGCCAACAAGATCACCAAGTGGAGCGATGCCAAGATCGCCGCGGTGAACCAGGGGCTGAAGCTCCCCGACGCGCCGATCACCCCGGTCTACCGTTCGGACGCGTCCGGCACGACCAGCATCTTCACCACCTATCTCAGCGCGGTCTCCGAGAGCTGGAAGAAGGAATTCGGTGCGGCCACCACGGTCAGCTGGCCCGCCGGCCAGGGCGGCAAGGGCAACGAGGGCGTCACCGCCACCGTCAAGCAAGTGCCGAACTCCATCGGCTACGTGGAATCGGCCTACGCCAAGCAGAACAAGCTTAGCTACTCGCTGATCCAGAACAAGGCCGGCAAGTTCCCGGCTCCCGACGACAAGGCGTTTCAGGCCGCCGCCGCCTCCGCCGACTGGAAGGCCGCCCCGGGCTTCGGCATCTCCCTCGTCAACCAGGCCGGTGACGATGCCTGGCCGATCACCGCCGCCACCTTCATCCTCGTCTACAAGGACCCGGCCGATCCGGCCAAGTCCGCCGACGTGCTGAAGTTCTTCGACTGGGCCTACAAGAACGGCGACAAGCTCGCCACCGACCTCGACTACGTGCCCCTGCCCGACAACGTCGTCTCCCTCGTCCACACCGAGTGGAAGGAAATCAAGGGCAAGGACGGCAAGCCCGTCTTCTGA
- the bdlA_1 gene encoding Biofilm dispersion protein BdlA: MRPAHRGDSYVPFFDTDLRALMTAVDKSTARIEFAPDGTVLTANTLFLDLMGYTLSDLKGQNHVRFVSAAEQGSEAYRAFWEALRHGEPQTREFKRFAKNGREVWIQATYNPVLDRAGRVIRVVKFATDVTQQVLRNIDHDGQLGALQRSQAVIEFALDGTILNANANFLSAVGYALDEVQGRHHSMFVEPAEREGEAYREFWSVLGKGEFSSGEFKRIAKGGREVWIQATYNPIRDRDGVPIKVVKFATDITGQKLQVADAMAQLAAVNRSQAVIEFAPDATVLDANTNFLKSLGYAIEEIRGRPHAMFVEPGYAQTTDYAAFWDRLRGGSFSSGMFQRFGKGGRAVWIQASYNPIFDPSGRLIKIVKYASDVTANMEARSVAVEAAERTLDHVQAVTDAADAMNASALSISRSMIQSKTVVDDIHGRAGEADAATERLRAAAHAMSGVATMITDIAQQINLLALNATIEAARAGAAGRGFAVVATEVKNLAGQAAAATNRISSEITGMQAVSSEVATTLASITAAIGTISQHVDGVTASMDEQAHATGEILASMQQAADGVSSISTGLDNWTIGMEERRANRRTRILLAAHIHVSDGGRIACSIRDLSDGGARLHVRLHTTVPERFVLIVDVDGRRFDCLVRHRLGASMNVQFLESEDTKPARAVGF, from the coding sequence ATGCGACCAGCGCATCGTGGGGATAGCTACGTGCCGTTTTTTGATACTGATCTGCGTGCGCTTATGACCGCGGTCGACAAGTCAACGGCCCGGATCGAGTTTGCTCCTGACGGCACGGTGCTCACTGCCAACACTCTCTTTCTCGACCTGATGGGCTATACCCTTTCCGACCTGAAGGGGCAGAACCACGTTCGATTCGTCTCTGCCGCGGAGCAAGGCAGCGAGGCTTATCGAGCGTTCTGGGAGGCGCTGCGCCACGGCGAGCCGCAGACGCGCGAGTTCAAGCGTTTCGCAAAGAATGGACGCGAGGTCTGGATCCAGGCCACATATAATCCCGTCCTTGATCGAGCCGGACGTGTGATCCGAGTGGTCAAGTTCGCAACCGATGTCACTCAGCAAGTATTACGCAACATCGACCATGACGGTCAGCTCGGAGCTCTGCAGCGCTCACAGGCCGTCATCGAGTTCGCGCTCGATGGCACGATCCTGAATGCCAACGCCAACTTCCTTTCGGCCGTGGGCTACGCGCTCGACGAGGTCCAAGGACGTCATCACAGTATGTTCGTGGAACCGGCCGAGCGCGAAGGTGAGGCCTATCGTGAGTTCTGGTCCGTCCTGGGCAAAGGCGAGTTCAGCTCAGGGGAGTTCAAGCGGATCGCCAAGGGCGGTCGCGAAGTGTGGATCCAGGCAACCTACAATCCGATCCGTGATCGGGATGGTGTTCCGATCAAGGTCGTGAAGTTCGCCACCGACATTACCGGGCAGAAACTGCAGGTAGCGGATGCAATGGCTCAGCTCGCGGCCGTCAATCGCTCACAGGCAGTGATCGAGTTCGCCCCCGACGCGACGGTCCTCGATGCCAATACGAACTTCCTAAAGTCGCTCGGCTACGCGATCGAGGAGATAAGGGGGCGACCGCACGCCATGTTCGTCGAGCCTGGCTACGCGCAGACAACGGACTACGCCGCGTTCTGGGACCGCCTGAGAGGCGGCAGTTTTTCATCGGGCATGTTCCAGCGCTTCGGCAAGGGCGGCCGTGCCGTGTGGATCCAGGCCAGCTACAACCCGATCTTCGACCCGAGTGGCCGATTGATCAAAATCGTCAAATACGCTTCCGACGTCACCGCCAACATGGAGGCGCGGTCGGTCGCCGTAGAGGCAGCCGAGCGCACGCTCGATCACGTTCAGGCGGTCACGGATGCGGCCGACGCCATGAATGCCTCAGCGCTTTCGATCTCTCGCAGCATGATTCAGTCCAAGACCGTCGTGGACGACATCCATGGTCGAGCCGGCGAGGCGGATGCCGCAACCGAGCGGCTGCGTGCGGCAGCGCATGCGATGAGCGGCGTTGCCACGATGATCACGGACATTGCGCAACAGATCAATCTGCTGGCGTTGAACGCGACGATTGAGGCGGCACGGGCCGGCGCTGCAGGGCGCGGCTTTGCGGTGGTCGCGACAGAAGTGAAGAACCTGGCTGGCCAGGCCGCAGCGGCCACGAACCGGATCAGCAGCGAAATTACTGGCATGCAGGCTGTCTCGAGCGAGGTCGCGACCACCCTGGCCTCGATCACCGCGGCGATCGGTACGATCAGCCAGCATGTCGATGGCGTCACTGCCTCGATGGATGAACAGGCGCACGCCACGGGTGAGATCCTGGCCAGCATGCAGCAGGCCGCCGACGGTGTGTCGAGCATCAGCACGGGCTTGGACAATTGGACCATCGGGATGGAAGAACGGCGCGCTAATCGCCGAACGCGTATCTTGCTCGCCGCTCACATTCATGTCTCGGACGGCGGCCGCATCGCCTGCTCGATCCGCGACCTATCGGACGGCGGCGCACGGTTGCATGTGCGCCTGCATACCACGGTGCCGGAACGGTTCGTCCTCATCGTCGATGTGGACGGACGCCGGTTCGACTGCCTCGTACGGCATCGCCTCGGCGCAAGCATGAACGTGCAGTTCCTTGAATCGGAAGATACCAAACCCGCGCGTGCCGTCGGCTTCTAA
- the pstB gene encoding Phosphate import ATP-binding protein PstB: protein MNAAPAITQAQLTGRHKADEQAPVRIAVKDLNFYYGSFHGLKSVNLNFHDRQVTALIGPSGCGKSTLLRTFNRIYSLYPEQRAEGQILLDGQNVLDAKVDLNELRSRIGMVFQKPTPFPMSIYDNVAFGLRLYEKLPKADLDIRVEESLRKAALWDEVKDKLKQSGMGLSGGQQQRLCIARTVAQRPEVILFDEPTSALDPISTGRIEELIEQLRSEFTIVIVTHNMQQAARISQFTAFMYLGELVEFGPTTRIFMNPEKRQTQDYITGRFG, encoded by the coding sequence ATGAACGCCGCTCCCGCGATCACGCAAGCTCAGCTGACCGGCCGCCACAAGGCCGACGAGCAGGCCCCCGTGCGCATCGCCGTGAAGGACCTGAACTTCTATTACGGCTCCTTCCACGGCCTGAAGTCGGTCAACCTCAACTTCCACGACCGGCAGGTCACCGCGCTGATCGGCCCGTCCGGCTGCGGGAAGTCGACCCTCCTGCGCACCTTCAACCGGATCTACAGCCTCTACCCCGAGCAGCGCGCCGAGGGGCAGATCCTCCTCGACGGCCAGAACGTCCTCGACGCCAAGGTCGATCTCAACGAGCTGCGCTCGCGCATCGGCATGGTGTTCCAGAAGCCGACGCCGTTCCCGATGTCGATCTACGACAACGTCGCCTTCGGCCTGCGCCTCTACGAGAAGCTGCCCAAGGCCGATCTCGACATCCGCGTCGAGGAATCCCTGCGCAAGGCCGCCCTGTGGGACGAGGTGAAGGACAAGCTCAAGCAGTCCGGCATGGGCCTCTCCGGCGGCCAGCAGCAGCGCCTCTGCATCGCCCGCACCGTGGCCCAGCGTCCCGAGGTGATCCTGTTCGACGAGCCGACCTCGGCCCTCGACCCGATCTCCACGGGCCGCATCGAGGAACTGATCGAGCAGCTGCGCTCCGAGTTCACGATCGTCATCGTCACGCACAACATGCAGCAGGCGGCACGCATCTCGCAGTTCACGGCGTTCATGTATCTCGGCGAACTGGTGGAGTTCGGCCCCACCACGCGGATCTTCATGAACCCCGAGAAGCGCCAGACCCAGGACTACATCACCGGCCGCTTCGGCTGA
- the pstA gene encoding Phosphate transport system permease protein PstA — translation MDAVNTLTTNDAPPLKASRVRSSRRVADKLLIVGSTVATLIGIVVLGSILLMLIVEGVKGFSPLLFTEPTPGPGSEGGGIANAILGSLVLTLIGIVIATPVGVMAGTYLAEYGRHSKLADVIRFLNDILLSAPSILIGLFVYTLMVRPMGTYSGWAGGVALAIIATPVIVRTTEDMLRLVPSTLREAGAALGAPPSIVIKSITWRGASAGIVTGIILALARIAGETAPLLFTALNNNSWFSPNLMGGIPNLPVMIYQFALSPYSNWQQLAWAGALLITATILALSIVARFVIKSERAR, via the coding sequence ATGGACGCCGTGAATACCCTAACCACCAACGACGCGCCGCCGCTCAAGGCCAGCCGCGTCCGGTCGAGCCGCCGCGTGGCGGACAAGCTGCTCATCGTCGGAAGCACCGTGGCGACGCTCATCGGCATCGTCGTGCTGGGCTCGATCCTGCTCATGCTCATCGTCGAGGGCGTGAAGGGCTTCTCGCCGCTGCTCTTCACCGAGCCGACGCCCGGCCCCGGATCGGAAGGCGGCGGCATCGCCAACGCCATCCTGGGCAGCCTGGTCCTAACCCTGATCGGCATCGTCATCGCGACGCCGGTGGGCGTCATGGCCGGCACCTATCTCGCCGAGTACGGCCGCCACTCGAAGCTCGCCGACGTGATCCGCTTCCTCAACGACATCCTGCTCTCGGCGCCCTCGATCCTCATCGGCCTGTTCGTCTACACCCTGATGGTGCGGCCGATGGGGACCTATTCGGGCTGGGCCGGCGGCGTGGCGCTGGCCATCATCGCCACCCCGGTGATCGTGCGCACCACCGAGGACATGCTCCGCCTCGTGCCCTCGACGCTGCGCGAGGCCGGCGCGGCTTTGGGCGCACCGCCCTCCATCGTCATCAAGAGCATCACCTGGCGCGGTGCCAGCGCCGGTATCGTCACCGGCATCATCCTGGCGCTCGCCCGCATCGCCGGCGAGACCGCGCCGCTGCTCTTCACCGCGCTCAACAACAACAGCTGGTTCTCGCCCAACCTCATGGGCGGCATCCCGAACCTTCCGGTGATGATCTACCAGTTCGCCCTCTCGCCCTACTCGAACTGGCAGCAGCTCGCCTGGGCAGGCGCCCTCCTCATCACCGCCACGATCCTCGCCCTCTCGATCGTGGCCCGCTTCGTCATCAAGAGCGAGCGGGCGCGCTGA
- a CDS encoding hypothetical protein (Phosphate-specific transport system accessory protein PhoU homolog): MPNHIVSSYDTELENLRRSISEMGGIAEKMMTDSGNALVRRDVPLAQAVIGADKRLDALQHEIEERAILLIAKRQPLAIDLRETVSAIRVSNDLERIGDLSKNVAKRVVAIAEQIQPQKIVIAVQHMGDLVQEQLKDVLDAYASQDVKAALDVWERDDAIDALYNSLFRELLTYMMEDPRNISFCTHLLFCAKNIERIGDHTTNIAETIHYLVTGTNELAEQDRPKNDASNYATVSLPASA; encoded by the coding sequence ATGCCCAACCACATCGTCAGTTCCTACGATACGGAACTGGAAAACCTGCGCCGCTCGATTTCCGAGATGGGCGGGATCGCCGAGAAGATGATGACCGATTCCGGCAACGCCCTGGTGCGCCGGGACGTGCCCCTGGCCCAGGCGGTGATCGGCGCCGACAAGCGCCTCGACGCCCTCCAGCACGAGATCGAGGAGCGGGCGATCCTGCTCATCGCCAAGCGTCAGCCGCTCGCCATCGACCTGCGAGAGACGGTCTCGGCCATCCGGGTCTCGAACGATCTGGAGCGCATCGGCGACCTGTCGAAGAACGTCGCCAAGCGCGTGGTGGCCATCGCCGAGCAGATCCAGCCGCAGAAGATCGTCATCGCCGTCCAGCACATGGGCGATCTGGTGCAGGAGCAGCTGAAGGACGTCCTCGACGCCTATGCGAGCCAGGACGTGAAGGCCGCCCTCGACGTCTGGGAGCGTGACGATGCCATCGACGCGCTCTACAACTCGCTCTTCCGCGAATTGCTGACCTACATGATGGAAGATCCGCGCAACATCTCGTTCTGCACGCACCTGCTGTTCTGTGCCAAGAACATCGAGCGGATCGGCGACCACACCACCAACATCGCCGAGACGATCCACTACCTCGTCACCGGCACGAACGAACTGGCCGAACAGGATCGCCCGAAGAACGACGCATCGAACTACGCCACCGTGTCGTTGCCTGCCAGCGCCTGA